A window of Candidatus Aminicenantes bacterium contains these coding sequences:
- a CDS encoding AAA family ATPase, which yields MVKEELIKRSPLRVLEQAIHGGLGHGRIGVLASPKGVGKTAFLVYIATDKLLQGRPVIHVSYSSRVDYIINWYEDIFTELAKKRKLESAVDIHDEIVKNRVIMNFKQEGTKTEQVLRSLEAMISFGKFPADAVIVDGYDFTKPATEDLDKFKVFAQKLGLEVWFSASLKENGVP from the coding sequence ATGGTCAAAGAAGAGCTGATCAAAAGAAGCCCCCTGCGGGTCCTGGAACAAGCCATCCACGGCGGCCTGGGCCACGGCCGCATCGGTGTCCTGGCTTCGCCCAAGGGCGTCGGCAAGACGGCCTTCCTGGTCTACATCGCCACCGACAAGCTGCTGCAGGGCCGCCCCGTCATCCACGTCTCGTACTCCAGCCGGGTCGATTACATCATCAACTGGTACGAAGATATCTTTACCGAGCTGGCCAAGAAGCGGAAGCTCGAGTCGGCCGTCGACATCCACGACGAGATCGTCAAGAACCGCGTCATCATGAACTTCAAGCAGGAAGGGACCAAGACCGAGCAGGTCCTGCGCAGCCTGGAGGCTATGATTTCGTTCGGCAAGTTCCCGGCTGACGCCGTCATTGTCGACGGCTACGACTTCACCAAGCCGGCGACAGAGGACCTGGACAAGTTCAAGGTCTTCGCGCAGAAGCTGGGTTTGGAAGTCTGGTTCAGCGCCTCGCTCAAGGAAAACGGCGTCCC